One genomic region from Yersinia canariae encodes:
- the leuA gene encoding 2-isopropylmalate synthase codes for MSQQVIIFDTTLRDGEQALQASLSVKEKLQIALALERMGVDIMEVGFPVSSPGDFESVRTIAQQVKNSRVCALARCVDKDIDVAAEALRIAEAFRIHVFLATSTLHIESKLKRSFEDVLAMAVHSVKRARNYTDDVEFSCEDAGRTPIDNLCRIVEAAINAGATTINIPDTVGYTTPYQFGGIITDLYERVPNIDKAIISVHCHDDLGMSVANSITAVQAGARQVEGTINGLGERAGNCSLEEVIMAIKVRENMLGVHTNINHQEIYRTSQLVSKLCNMPIPANKAIVGSNAFAHSSGIHQDGVLKNRENYEIMTPESIGLKGVQLNLTSRSGRAAVKHRMEEMGYQDKDYNLDSLYDAFLKLADKKGQVFDYDLEALAFINKQQEEPEHYRLDYFSVQSGSSVMATASVKLVCGEEIKSEAATGNGPVDAVYQAINRITDYPIELVKYQLSANGQGKDALGQVDIVVDHKGRRFHGVGLATDIVESSAKALVHVLNNIWRAHQVDIEKQRLQQNNQEMV; via the coding sequence ATGAGCCAACAAGTCATTATTTTCGATACAACATTGCGTGACGGTGAACAAGCATTGCAGGCCAGTCTGAGTGTTAAAGAGAAGCTGCAAATCGCGCTGGCACTGGAAAGAATGGGTGTCGATATCATGGAAGTCGGGTTCCCAGTCTCCTCACCAGGCGATTTTGAGTCTGTTCGTACTATTGCTCAGCAAGTCAAAAATAGTCGGGTTTGTGCATTAGCGCGTTGTGTAGATAAAGATATTGATGTTGCTGCAGAAGCCTTACGCATTGCCGAGGCATTCCGTATCCACGTATTTTTGGCGACATCAACCTTGCATATTGAGTCCAAATTAAAGCGCTCGTTTGAAGATGTGTTGGCCATGGCCGTGCATTCAGTGAAACGCGCTCGTAACTATACCGATGACGTAGAATTTTCTTGTGAAGATGCTGGCCGTACGCCGATTGATAACTTGTGCCGCATTGTAGAGGCTGCAATCAATGCCGGTGCCACAACCATCAATATCCCTGATACCGTCGGCTACACCACGCCTTATCAGTTCGGTGGAATCATTACTGATTTGTATGAGCGTGTACCGAATATTGATAAAGCTATTATTTCAGTCCATTGCCATGATGACTTGGGCATGTCCGTCGCCAACTCCATTACCGCCGTGCAAGCCGGAGCGCGTCAGGTCGAAGGGACGATTAATGGCTTAGGTGAGCGTGCAGGTAACTGCTCATTGGAAGAAGTGATCATGGCAATCAAAGTGCGCGAAAACATGTTGGGCGTGCATACCAACATTAATCATCAAGAGATTTACCGCACCAGCCAATTGGTCAGTAAGTTATGCAATATGCCAATACCGGCTAACAAAGCCATTGTTGGTAGCAATGCTTTCGCCCACTCATCCGGTATTCATCAAGATGGCGTACTGAAAAATCGCGAAAACTACGAAATCATGACCCCAGAATCTATCGGCCTGAAAGGTGTGCAGTTGAACCTGACTTCCCGCTCTGGCCGCGCGGCAGTCAAACACCGCATGGAAGAAATGGGTTATCAGGATAAAGACTACAATTTAGATTCTCTGTACGACGCGTTCTTGAAACTGGCGGATAAAAAAGGCCAAGTCTTTGATTACGACTTGGAAGCTTTGGCATTCATTAATAAGCAGCAGGAAGAGCCGGAGCATTACCGTTTGGACTATTTCAGTGTGCAATCGGGTTCCAGCGTGATGGCAACAGCATCAGTGAAGTTGGTGTGTGGTGAAGAAATAAAATCAGAAGCGGCCACCGGTAATGGCCCGGTTGACGCGGTATATCAAGCCATCAACCGCATTACTGATTACCCCATTGAACTGGTGAAATATCAATTATCTGCCAATGGTCAGGGTAAAGATGCTCTGGGTCAGGTTGATATCGTTGTTGATCATAAAGGCCGACGTTTCCATGGTGTGGGCCTGGCAACAGATATTGTCGAGTCCTCCGCCAAGGCGTTGGTTCACGTATTAAATAACATCTGGCGCGCTCATCAGGTCGATATTGAGAAGCAGCGTCTGCAACAAAATAATCAGGAAATGGTGTGA
- the leuO gene encoding transcriptional regulator LeuO codes for MFEHNLVTDSQVTKKEGSDVHLRSVDLNLLTVFDAVMQMHNVTRAAQLLGMSQPAVSNAVARLKVMFNDELFVRYGRGIQPTARARQLFGPVRQALQLVQNELPCAGFEAKSSGRVFNLSICSPLDIRLTAQIIQRVNQLAPNVQLIIRSYLNENVEHQLRYQETEFVIGYTQFERADFHDISLSNDESVLAVSKDHPRIDNSITQEQLLSELHAVVSLEKMGSFSEFYYESTISTQTIAYESTDMNSVLNIVSQTSYVAIAPRWLVQTYSETLNLKLIPLPWEQAFRPYYLTWHESTARDKGHLWMRELLSQLSIPS; via the coding sequence ATGTTTGAACACAACTTAGTAACCGACAGTCAAGTGACGAAAAAGGAAGGTAGTGATGTTCATTTACGCAGTGTCGACCTCAATCTATTAACTGTTTTCGATGCTGTGATGCAAATGCATAATGTGACACGTGCAGCCCAGTTATTGGGTATGTCCCAGCCCGCCGTGAGTAACGCGGTTGCCCGTCTTAAGGTCATGTTTAATGATGAACTGTTCGTCCGCTATGGTCGGGGCATTCAGCCAACCGCCAGAGCGCGTCAGCTTTTTGGCCCGGTCCGACAGGCACTACAATTAGTCCAAAATGAGTTGCCATGTGCGGGGTTTGAAGCCAAAAGCAGCGGGCGAGTATTTAATTTATCTATTTGTAGTCCTTTAGATATCAGGTTGACAGCACAAATTATACAGCGGGTTAATCAATTAGCCCCTAATGTTCAGCTCATTATTAGATCTTATCTTAATGAGAATGTTGAACATCAGTTACGTTATCAAGAGACTGAGTTTGTTATAGGTTATACGCAGTTTGAGCGAGCCGACTTTCATGATATATCATTATCCAATGATGAGTCGGTTTTAGCTGTATCTAAAGATCATCCGCGGATTGATAATTCAATTACTCAAGAACAACTCCTTTCTGAATTACATGCGGTTGTCTCTTTGGAGAAAATGGGTTCTTTCAGTGAGTTTTATTATGAATCCACCATCAGCACCCAAACTATTGCTTATGAAAGTACTGATATGAATAGTGTGCTGAATATTGTATCTCAAACTAGCTATGTCGCAATTGCTCCTCGCTGGTTGGTTCAAACATACAGTGAGACCCTTAATCTGAAGCTTATTCCACTGCCTTGGGAGCAGGCCTTCCGTCCATATTATCTCACTTGGCATGAATCTACTGCCAGAGATAAAGGGCATCTGTGGATGAGAGAACTACTCAGTCAACTTAGTATTCCTTCTTAA
- a CDS encoding AMP-dependent synthetase/ligase has translation MTPILDKYHLVRRLRQQISQRTDKVAFREWSPEGENQLTWRQIDAHVTRISAALLSLGVAIQERIGIFANNSMAWSLADLAILQLRGVSVPLYATNTTAQAAYVINDADMRILFVGGQTQFDVAITLKSLCPQLSKIVVLDPQVDLRGCEYAQHLADFEQQPDAIQQHLLTARIEGCDLDDLFTLIYTSGTTGEPKGVMLEYRNMAAQLHLHDQRLTLTSEDTSLSFLPLSHVFERAWSFYVMHTGAQNVYISDTNWVRAAMQAVKPTVMCAVPRFYEKVFSAINDKVAQAKWHRQMLFRWAVGCGERKFQTLQRGQTLSWLSEQKYKLADRLVLSKLRGVLGGKVRFLPAAGARLDDNIILFFQAIGINIKYGYGMTETCATVSCWEEKDFRFGSIGKPLPGIEVRLGAESEIQVRGPIVMRGYFNKPQDTADSFTEDGWLKTGDAGALDAQGNLFITERLKDLMKTSGGKYIAPQMIEGTLGQDRFIEQIAIIADTRKFVSALIVPCFESLEEYAHSINLKYHDRLELLRHSHIVSLFEQRLKDMQKELAKFEQVKRFTLLPQAFTMETGELTPTMKLRRKIILQRYQNEIDSMYRD, from the coding sequence ATGACCCCAATATTAGATAAATACCACCTTGTGCGCCGTTTGCGCCAACAAATAAGCCAGAGAACTGACAAGGTAGCTTTCCGTGAATGGTCACCAGAGGGTGAAAATCAGCTCACTTGGCGGCAGATTGATGCTCATGTGACGCGGATTTCAGCTGCTTTATTGTCCTTGGGGGTCGCAATCCAAGAGCGTATTGGGATTTTTGCTAATAACAGCATGGCGTGGTCGCTGGCAGATTTAGCTATTTTACAATTACGCGGCGTGAGTGTTCCGCTGTATGCCACCAACACAACGGCTCAAGCTGCTTACGTAATCAATGATGCTGACATGCGCATTTTGTTTGTCGGCGGACAAACACAGTTTGATGTTGCTATCACACTCAAGTCGCTGTGCCCGCAGCTCAGCAAGATTGTTGTATTAGACCCCCAAGTTGATTTACGTGGCTGTGAATATGCCCAACATTTAGCTGATTTTGAACAGCAGCCAGATGCAATACAACAGCATCTATTGACTGCGCGTATAGAAGGTTGTGATTTAGACGACTTATTCACCTTGATTTATACCTCGGGTACTACGGGGGAGCCAAAGGGTGTGATGCTGGAGTACCGGAATATGGCGGCCCAGCTCCATTTACATGACCAGCGCTTAACCCTGACATCTGAAGATACTTCTCTGAGTTTCCTGCCGCTGTCTCATGTTTTTGAGCGCGCCTGGAGTTTCTATGTCATGCATACCGGTGCACAAAATGTGTATATCAGTGACACAAATTGGGTGCGCGCAGCGATGCAAGCAGTAAAACCGACAGTCATGTGTGCAGTTCCCCGTTTCTACGAGAAAGTGTTCAGTGCCATTAATGACAAAGTTGCGCAGGCAAAATGGCACCGCCAGATGCTATTTCGTTGGGCGGTAGGATGTGGTGAGCGAAAATTCCAAACTTTGCAACGTGGGCAAACATTATCGTGGTTATCTGAACAGAAATACAAACTGGCAGATCGTTTGGTATTGAGCAAGTTACGCGGGGTTTTGGGCGGCAAAGTGCGTTTCTTACCAGCCGCAGGCGCACGCCTTGATGACAATATCATTCTGTTTTTCCAGGCGATTGGCATCAACATCAAGTACGGTTATGGCATGACCGAAACCTGCGCTACCGTCTCTTGTTGGGAAGAGAAAGACTTCCGCTTTGGCTCTATCGGCAAGCCGTTGCCGGGGATCGAAGTCCGTCTGGGCGCTGAAAGCGAAATCCAGGTGCGTGGCCCGATTGTGATGCGCGGTTATTTCAATAAACCCCAAGATACCGCCGACTCTTTCACCGAAGATGGCTGGCTCAAAACAGGTGATGCGGGGGCATTGGATGCTCAGGGGAATTTATTTATCACTGAGCGGCTGAAAGATTTGATGAAAACATCTGGCGGGAAATACATTGCGCCACAGATGATTGAAGGCACGCTGGGGCAGGATCGCTTTATCGAGCAGATTGCCATCATTGCCGATACCCGTAAATTTGTTTCGGCGCTGATTGTCCCGTGTTTCGAGTCACTGGAAGAATATGCGCATTCAATAAACCTGAAATACCATGACAGGTTAGAACTGCTACGCCACAGCCATATTGTCAGTTTGTTCGAGCAACGGCTAAAAGATATGCAAAAAGAGCTGGCAAAGTTCGAGCAAGTTAAGCGTTTTACTCTGTTGCCACAGGCATTCACTATGGAAACGGGCGAATTAACTCCGACCATGAAATTACGCCGTAAAATCATTCTCCAGCGTTATCAGAATGAAATTGATTCCATGTACCGCGATTAG
- the ilvI gene encoding acetolactate synthase 3 large subunit codes for MEMLSGAEMVVRSLIDQGVKHVFGYPGGAVLDIYDALHTVGGIDHVLVRHEQGAVHMADGYARATGEVGVVLVTSGPGATNAITGIATAYMDSVPMVVLSGQVPSSLIGYDAFQECDMVGISRPVVKHSFLVKRTEDIPTVLKKAFYLASTGRPGPVVIDLPKDIVGPAVKMPYAYPEQVSLRSYNPTVQGHRGQIKRALQTILAAKRPIMYVGGGAINSACHEELLALAEKLNIPVTSSLMGLGSFPGTHRQSVGMLGMHGTFEANMAMHNTDLIFAVGVRFDDRTTNNLAKYCPNATVVHIDIDPTSISKTVEADIPIVGDAKQVLTQMLDLLPQLDCAQDFDSLRDWWQSIEQWRARDCLSYSRDSGKIKPQAVIETLHRLTKGDAYVTSDVGQHQMFAALYYPFDKPRHWINSGGLGTMGFGLPAALGVKLALPDETVVCVTGDGSIQMNIQELSTALQYNLPVLVLNLNNRYLGMVKQWQDMIYSGRHSQSYMDSLPDFVKLAEAYGHIGVSIRTPDELESKLADALKQLSETNRLVFVDVTVDETEHVYPMQIRGGGMDEMWLSKTERT; via the coding sequence ATGGAGATGTTGTCAGGAGCCGAGATGGTGGTCCGATCGTTAATCGATCAGGGCGTTAAGCATGTATTCGGTTATCCCGGCGGGGCCGTACTTGATATCTACGATGCCCTGCACACGGTCGGAGGCATCGATCACGTGCTGGTGCGCCACGAACAAGGTGCGGTTCACATGGCCGATGGTTATGCGCGCGCAACGGGCGAGGTTGGCGTCGTACTTGTCACGTCTGGCCCTGGTGCGACTAATGCGATTACCGGCATTGCAACGGCGTATATGGATTCAGTGCCGATGGTGGTGCTTTCTGGTCAGGTACCTAGCTCACTGATTGGCTACGATGCTTTTCAAGAATGTGACATGGTGGGTATCTCCCGCCCGGTGGTGAAACACAGTTTCCTCGTTAAACGCACCGAAGACATCCCAACTGTATTAAAAAAAGCATTTTATCTGGCCTCGACAGGTCGTCCAGGCCCGGTGGTTATCGACCTGCCAAAAGACATTGTTGGCCCGGCGGTAAAAATGCCTTATGCCTATCCGGAACAGGTTAGTTTGCGCTCTTATAATCCGACGGTGCAAGGCCATCGCGGGCAGATTAAACGCGCGCTGCAAACCATTCTGGCGGCGAAACGGCCTATTATGTATGTCGGCGGCGGGGCCATTAACTCTGCTTGTCATGAAGAGTTATTGGCTTTAGCAGAAAAGCTTAATATACCGGTCACCAGTTCCTTGATGGGATTGGGTAGCTTCCCAGGCACACATCGCCAAAGTGTGGGGATGCTGGGGATGCACGGGACGTTTGAGGCCAATATGGCCATGCATAACACGGATCTTATTTTTGCCGTAGGTGTGCGTTTCGATGACCGCACCACCAATAATCTGGCGAAATATTGCCCGAATGCCACTGTGGTACACATTGATATAGACCCAACTTCCATATCAAAAACCGTAGAAGCTGATATTCCAATTGTCGGTGATGCCAAACAAGTTCTGACGCAAATGCTGGATTTATTGCCTCAACTTGATTGCGCGCAAGATTTTGATAGTTTACGGGATTGGTGGCAATCCATTGAGCAATGGCGTGCCCGTGATTGCCTGAGTTACAGCCGAGACAGTGGCAAAATCAAGCCGCAGGCGGTAATTGAGACACTGCATCGCCTGACCAAAGGTGATGCTTATGTCACCTCGGATGTCGGCCAACATCAAATGTTCGCCGCACTCTACTATCCATTTGATAAACCACGCCATTGGATCAACTCAGGCGGCCTGGGCACCATGGGCTTTGGTCTGCCAGCGGCCCTTGGGGTGAAACTGGCGCTACCGGATGAAACTGTGGTGTGTGTCACCGGTGATGGCAGTATCCAAATGAATATTCAGGAATTATCTACTGCACTGCAATACAACTTGCCCGTGTTGGTCTTGAACCTGAACAACCGCTATCTCGGGATGGTGAAGCAGTGGCAGGATATGATTTATTCTGGTCGGCATTCACAGTCTTACATGGATTCTCTGCCTGATTTTGTCAAACTGGCCGAAGCATATGGTCATATTGGCGTTTCCATTCGCACACCTGATGAGCTGGAAAGCAAACTGGCCGATGCTTTGAAGCAATTATCCGAGACGAATCGTCTGGTATTTGTGGATGTCACTGTCGATGAAACAGAGCATGTTTACCCAATGCAAATTCGCGGTGGTGGCATGGACGAAATGTGGCTTAGTAAAACGGAGAGGACATAA
- the ilvN gene encoding acetolactate synthase small subunit — MRRRILSVLLENESGALSRVVGLFSQRGYNIESLTVAPTDDPTLSRMTIQTVGDAKVLEQIEKQLHKLVDVLRVSELVSGSHVEREIMLVKLQASGYGREEVKRCAEIFRGQIVDVTATLYTVQLAGTSDKLDAFLNAVREVAEIVEVARSGIVGVSRGDKIMR, encoded by the coding sequence ATGCGCCGCCGGATTTTATCAGTTCTGCTGGAAAACGAATCAGGTGCTCTATCACGAGTCGTGGGCCTGTTTTCTCAGCGCGGTTATAACATTGAAAGTTTGACGGTCGCGCCTACCGATGATCCCACGTTGTCGAGAATGACCATCCAAACCGTGGGTGATGCCAAGGTTCTGGAACAGATTGAAAAACAGCTACATAAGCTGGTGGATGTATTGCGTGTTAGCGAGTTGGTTTCAGGTTCACATGTTGAACGCGAAATCATGTTGGTAAAATTGCAGGCCAGCGGTTACGGGCGTGAAGAGGTGAAGCGCTGCGCTGAAATCTTCCGTGGGCAGATTGTGGATGTGACCGCCACGCTCTATACCGTGCAGCTGGCGGGCACCAGTGACAAACTGGATGCATTTTTAAATGCGGTGCGAGAAGTGGCCGAAATTGTTGAGGTTGCTCGCTCCGGTATTGTTGGTGTATCCCGTGGTGACAAGATCATGCGCTAA
- the cra gene encoding catabolite repressor/activator yields MKLDEIARLAGVSRTTASYVINGKAKQYRVSDKTVDKVMAVVREHNYHPNAVAAGLRAGRTRSIGLVIPDLENTSYTRIANYLERQARQRGYQLLIACSEDQPDNEMRCIEHLLQRQVDAIIVSTALPPEHPFYQRWANDPLPIIALDRALDREHFISVVGADQEDAQMLAQELRSFPAESVLYLGALPELSVSFLREMGFREAWKDDPRKVDYLYANSYEREAAGALFAEWLKTHPMPQALFTTSFQLLQGVMDVTLKQSGRLPSDLAIATFGDNELLDFLECPVLAVAQRHRDVAERVLELVLASLDEPHKPKPGLTRIRRNLFRRGSLSRK; encoded by the coding sequence GTGAAACTGGATGAAATCGCGCGCCTTGCGGGCGTTTCGCGCACTACGGCCAGTTATGTCATTAATGGCAAAGCGAAACAGTACCGGGTCAGCGATAAAACAGTAGACAAAGTTATGGCGGTTGTCAGGGAACATAACTATCACCCAAATGCTGTTGCAGCAGGGCTGCGCGCGGGCAGAACCCGTTCGATAGGTTTGGTGATCCCGGATTTGGAAAATACCAGCTACACCCGTATTGCTAATTATCTGGAGCGTCAGGCTCGTCAACGGGGTTATCAACTTCTGATCGCCTGTTCTGAAGATCAACCAGATAATGAAATGCGTTGTATCGAGCACTTGTTACAGCGGCAGGTTGACGCCATCATCGTTTCCACAGCTCTGCCACCTGAGCACCCTTTTTACCAGCGCTGGGCAAATGATCCATTACCGATAATCGCGCTTGATCGCGCACTGGATCGGGAGCATTTCATTAGTGTTGTCGGTGCGGATCAAGAAGATGCACAGATGTTGGCGCAAGAACTGCGCTCATTCCCGGCAGAGTCGGTCTTGTATCTGGGCGCGTTGCCAGAATTGTCGGTCAGTTTCCTGCGGGAGATGGGGTTCCGTGAGGCGTGGAAAGACGATCCGCGCAAGGTTGATTACCTGTATGCCAACAGCTACGAGCGCGAAGCTGCCGGTGCGCTGTTCGCTGAATGGCTGAAGACCCATCCCATGCCACAGGCGCTGTTTACGACCTCATTTCAGCTATTGCAGGGCGTCATGGATGTCACTTTAAAACAAAGCGGGCGTCTACCCAGTGATCTGGCTATTGCCACTTTTGGTGATAATGAACTGTTGGATTTCCTCGAATGCCCGGTATTAGCAGTCGCGCAGCGCCACCGGGATGTTGCTGAGAGGGTACTGGAACTGGTATTAGCCAGCTTAGATGAGCCTCATAAGCCAAAACCGGGGTTGACCCGAATTCGCCGCAATTTATTCCGTCGCGGTAGCTTAAGCCGCAAATAA
- a CDS encoding L-alanine exporter AlaE has translation MFSTGSRLRSAAADTFALVVYCFVIGMVIEIAISGMTFQQSLSSRLVSIPVNILIAWPYGVYRDAFIRFARRHAGEHMWARNLADLLAYVSFQSPVYALILWSVGADLEQITTAVASNALVSMAMGVAYGYFLEYCRRLFRVAGYV, from the coding sequence ATGTTTTCAACTGGGTCCCGTCTGCGTAGTGCCGCAGCCGATACTTTTGCACTTGTGGTGTATTGTTTTGTCATCGGCATGGTAATTGAAATAGCGATTTCTGGAATGACATTCCAACAATCACTCTCTTCTCGGCTGGTTTCGATTCCGGTTAACATCCTTATTGCCTGGCCCTACGGTGTGTATCGTGATGCGTTCATCCGTTTTGCGCGTCGCCATGCGGGAGAGCATATGTGGGCGAGGAACCTTGCCGACTTACTGGCTTATGTCAGCTTCCAGTCGCCAGTCTATGCCTTAATTCTGTGGTCTGTTGGTGCGGATTTAGAACAAATAACCACGGCAGTCGCGAGTAACGCCTTGGTTTCAATGGCAATGGGTGTGGCTTATGGTTATTTTTTGGAGTATTGCCGCAGGCTGTTTCGCGTCGCAGGTTACGTCTAA
- the mraZ gene encoding division/cell wall cluster transcriptional repressor MraZ, producing MFRGATMVNLDSKGRLAVPTRYRDLLNEESQGQMVCTIDLHQPCLLLYTLPAWEVIEQKLSRLSSMNPAERRVQRLLLGHASECQMDGAGRLLIAGTLRQHAGLNKEVMLVGQFNKFELWDEQTWYQQVKDDIDAEQSTQEPLSERLQDLSL from the coding sequence ATGTTTCGTGGGGCAACGATGGTTAACCTCGACAGCAAAGGGCGGCTTGCCGTACCTACCCGTTACCGGGATTTGCTGAATGAGGAATCGCAAGGCCAGATGGTCTGTACCATAGACCTTCACCAACCATGCCTGTTGCTTTATACACTCCCTGCATGGGAAGTCATTGAACAAAAATTATCCCGGCTGTCGAGCATGAATCCAGCTGAACGTCGAGTTCAGCGTTTGCTGCTTGGGCATGCCAGTGAATGTCAGATGGATGGCGCTGGGCGCTTACTGATCGCAGGAACATTGCGTCAGCACGCCGGGCTGAATAAAGAAGTGATGCTGGTTGGGCAGTTCAACAAGTTTGAACTGTGGGATGAACAGACCTGGTATCAACAAGTCAAGGATGACATCGACGCAGAACAGTCCACTCAGGAACCTTTATCTGAGCGGCTACAGGACTTATCGCTATAA
- the rsmH gene encoding 16S rRNA (cytosine(1402)-N(4))-methyltransferase RsmH → MVDNNHIVDNNYKHTSVLLDEAVNGLNIRDNGIYIDGTFGRGGHSRLILSQLGPEGRLIAIDRDPQAIEAAKSITDPRFSIVHGPFSDLAHYVRELDLVGRINGVLLDLGVSSPQLDDPERGFSFMRDGPLDMRMDPTRGISAAEWLMKASADDIAWVLKTFGEERFAKRLAKAIVERNLTQPMTRTKELADLIANASPFREKHKHPATRSFQAIRIYINSELEEIERALDGALEVLAPEGRLSVISFHSLEDRIVKNFIRHHSRGPQVPAGLPLTEAQLRSMGGRTLKSAGKMMPPDAEVAENPRARSSVLRFAERVKE, encoded by the coding sequence ATGGTAGATAACAATCACATTGTAGATAACAACTACAAGCACACAAGCGTATTGCTGGATGAGGCGGTTAATGGCCTGAACATCCGTGATAACGGCATCTATATTGACGGAACTTTTGGCCGTGGTGGCCACTCGCGTCTGATTTTGTCCCAACTTGGGCCAGAAGGGCGTCTGATAGCCATAGATCGTGACCCACAAGCGATTGAAGCGGCAAAATCCATTACAGACCCACGTTTCTCTATCGTACATGGCCCGTTTTCTGATTTAGCGCATTATGTGCGGGAATTGGATTTAGTCGGCCGGATTAACGGTGTCTTGCTGGACTTGGGCGTCTCCTCCCCTCAATTAGATGATCCCGAGCGCGGTTTTTCTTTCATGCGCGATGGGCCATTGGATATGCGGATGGACCCAACCCGTGGAATATCAGCGGCCGAGTGGCTGATGAAAGCCAGCGCTGACGATATCGCTTGGGTTTTGAAAACTTTCGGTGAAGAGCGTTTTGCCAAACGTCTAGCCAAGGCCATTGTTGAGCGCAACCTCACTCAACCGATGACGCGCACCAAAGAGCTGGCCGATTTGATTGCCAACGCCAGCCCGTTCCGTGAGAAGCACAAACATCCTGCGACACGCAGTTTCCAGGCTATCCGTATCTATATCAATAGTGAGTTGGAAGAGATAGAGCGCGCGCTGGATGGTGCTCTTGAAGTTCTCGCCCCCGAAGGGCGTTTATCCGTCATTAGCTTCCACTCTCTTGAAGACCGCATTGTGAAAAACTTTATCCGTCATCACAGCCGTGGGCCACAGGTTCCGGCGGGCCTGCCATTGACGGAAGCCCAGTTACGCAGCATGGGTGGGCGCACATTAAAATCTGCTGGCAAGATGATGCCGCCAGATGCTGAAGTGGCCGAAAACCCACGAGCGCGTAGCTCGGTATTACGTTTTGCTGAGAGGGTTAAAGAGTGA
- the ftsL gene encoding cell division protein FtsL, with protein MIGNERHGLVGVIGGDLFRNAKLPLILLIAVLVSAIFVVTTAHRTRLLTAEREQLVLERDALDIEWRNLILEENALGDHSRVESIATDKLIMQHVDPSQENIVVQQ; from the coding sequence GTGATAGGCAACGAACGCCACGGTTTAGTCGGAGTCATCGGCGGGGATTTATTCCGCAATGCGAAGCTCCCGTTAATTCTGCTGATTGCGGTGTTGGTGTCTGCCATTTTTGTTGTGACCACCGCCCACCGTACGCGTTTGCTGACCGCAGAGCGCGAGCAGTTGGTACTGGAACGAGATGCACTGGATATTGAATGGCGCAACTTGATTCTGGAAGAAAACGCGTTGGGTGATCACAGCCGTGTTGAAAGTATCGCGACCGATAAGTTAATAATGCAACATGTTGATCCATCACAAGAAAATATTGTGGTTCAACAATAG